A window of Tripterygium wilfordii isolate XIE 37 chromosome 7, ASM1340144v1, whole genome shotgun sequence contains these coding sequences:
- the LOC120001448 gene encoding uncharacterized protein LOC120001448 produces MAIDVCSEISSAGISPRISFSHDLNQTSDAASAERRLDLSLLDSDFDFCIGGTNFVQELSSADELFSNGKILPIEIKKSKEITPNQPDHSTPLIPTIETTTAEKKRLKEFLSANPDEDERPQSKSFWQFNRSTSLKCDSTRNKSLIRSLSFLSRSNSTGSVPNPKQTTVSKDSQRPQFQRQKSAPSRRQSSSSVSSSGTFYSYNSKKNTGSYNGNGIKISPVLNLPPPDTCIGTMTSLFGLGSLFCSGKVKKKKRWI; encoded by the coding sequence CTCGGATCTCCTTCTCGCACGATCTCAATCAAACATCTGATGCTGCATCCGCTGAGCGAAGATTAGACTTGTCGCTCTTGGATTCTGATTTCGATTTCTGCATTGGTGGTACTAATTTTGTTCAAGAATTGTCTTCCGCTGACGAGCTCTTCTCGAATGGCAAGATCCTTCCGATCGAAatcaagaaatcaaaagaaatcaCTCCGAACCAGCCTGATCATTCTACTCCTCTGATTCCGACTATAGAGACTACTACTGCAGAGAAGAAAAGACTCAAGGAATTCTTGTCTGCAAATCCTGATGAAGACGAAAGGCCTCAATCGAAATCGTTCTGGCAATTCAACCGAAGCACCAGTCTCAAATGCGATAGTACACGCAATAAAAGCCTGATTCGGTCTTTATCGTTTCTCTCGAGAAGCAATTCGACCGGTTCGGTGCCAAATCCGAAACAAACCACAGTGTCAAAGGATTCGCAGAGACCGCAATTTCAAAGACAAAAGTCTGCTCCGAGTAGAAGGCAATCATCATCATCGGTGTCCAGTTCTGGTACATTTTATTCATACAATTCGAAGAAGAATACAGGATCTTACAATGGGAATGGAATTAAAATTAGTCCTGTTCTGAATCTGCCACCCCCAGACACTTGCATAGGAACAATGACTAGTCTTTTTGGGCTTGGTTCACTGTTCTGTAGTGGTAAggttaaaaagaagaagagatggatTTGA